In Segatella copri, the DNA window GCTTCAGGCGGTGGATTACCAGCGAAGATCCCTCATAGAACTGCATCGCCTGCATTACACTGAAGAGTATGGTGCCCAGCAGGAACCCCCAGCTCGTTACCTGCACCAGCTGCGGATGTGAAAAACCAAATGCGAAGCAAGCCGCACCGACAACCATCAGCACGCCGCCCAGCAAGAAAATAGCACTTTCCAGTTTACTCAATTGTTTCATTTTCGTCTTGTTCGTTAGTTTTTTCCGGAATATCCGAACTCAATACAAAGATGTCTTCATCATCAGCCTTCATGAAATAACGCTGGCGGGCTATCTTCTCAAATGCCCGCGCACCATGCTGCATATCACGCAGGGTATGCTTGTCGTTTTCATACTGCTCACGATATTTTTCTATCTCCGAACGGAGCGTAGCTATCTCTATCTGGTACTTAATGTGCTGTCTTACACTATTGTCGTCAACTACACCAACTACCAGAACACCCGCTACAATCACTATAAGATACTTATAATGAGCGAGATAATTCCATATAATACCAAGTTTTTTACTCATTTCTTCCGAATTTGTTTGCAAAGATAATATTTTTTTGTTATCTTTGCATCATCAATTAAGAAAAAATAATGGAAGAGTATATAGTTTCTG includes these proteins:
- a CDS encoding FtsB family cell division protein, with the translated sequence MSKKLGIIWNYLAHYKYLIVIVAGVLVVGVVDDNSVRQHIKYQIEIATLRSEIEKYREQYENDKHTLRDMQHGARAFEKIARQRYFMKADDEDIFVLSSDIPEKTNEQDENETIE